A segment of the Bombus huntii isolate Logan2020A chromosome 9, iyBomHunt1.1, whole genome shotgun sequence genome:
AATGGCTAACAGTGTATTTTTCCAACGCGGCGAAAGACGTTGCCGTCGACAGTGCTTTGCGTGAGATCGAAGCTCGATCGGTGGGACGCGCGTGCAACGAATCGAATCGTATAGagagtaaaaaaaaagtagagaAACCAAGTGGAAAAGCTGCGAATTGTTTCTGCGATAGAAAAGAATTGAGAGCGCAGAAAATCGTCGAATCGTAACGAATGATTAATAGAGACAggtttttctatttcgtaCAGTTGTTTGTAAAATCCAAGTTTGTGGTAGAAATATTCAGTCGATTCgttttgtgttaattctgttgGGCGTGATAAAAGATAATTTGGCTTGCTGCGACCTACCACATCGAAGTTATAGAACCATGTCAATTTAACATTAATCGGGCATCTAGGCGTTGAATTCTACAACTGATTCAATTCGTATCTCCGCTCGGCTTTTTGTATGTTTTGAAAGAAGTGTGCCTACTACGATAGAACATTCCATACGCAAAAAACTTCATGAAGCGGCGTTCGTTTGTGACAATCTTACATTGTCAAGAATTAAAGACACTCACAAAGTTAATAAAGTACATATACGATACAGATAATAATACGTTCTTCTTGAAATCGGTAAACGCTTTACGTTGGACATGTTCTTTCTACTCTGCAGCTTCTTTTACACGATACAAGGGCAGTAAAATTTCTCGTTACACACAGTAATACAGTACAAAGAGAAATGTCGATCAATCGAAAGTTTCATCAAATGATTTCATTGCAACGAACTGGTCTAATTGATATCGATCGAGATTCAAGTGTAACAATAACAACTAATATTGTACGGTACTCGAGCTACAGTTACGGATTTCACGAAGATCGATGTGACGTTAAAAAGACGATCGATCCTTACGGATAAAGTGAAAACAAGAAACAAGTTTCATCGTTGGCTAATTAGGCTTGTTAATAAATGTGAATTGAAAAAGACGagaaacaaagaaagagaaaaaaaggatagaaaaaaagatgtAGATGGATGAGACAGTCGGAATTAATAAGATAAGAATTGCTTTTTAATGTGAAACGTACATCGATAGATGATAACATAGCCTTTAAAATAGACTACAAGTCGTCGATcgaaattcgataaaaattgtgccctgtataatattaattgaCCCCAAATGAGATTGCGAATTATCCGCCCCTActcttttctttaaatatctAGCAACGATTGCGACAAATTATCCCGCATAACGCAAATGTTAGAAGAACGAATTACAATTACATAGATAAATATTAGCGAAGGATCTCTGTTTAATTCGTGCCTCGAAGAATTAATCGGAGTCTAGAAACGGAAATCAGTCGAATAATCATTTTGCGTATGTATGCGCGTGTGTGTAGCTTTCGTTAACAGACGTCGCAAACGCGTTAAAACCAATTTTGATATCTTATTGTCTGCCTGGCGTATCGTAATGCGCGCGATTTTATGCTAGTATTCATCGGGGGCAGGGAAAGGgagtaatttcttttttctctattgCTCTACTGTCTCTAAAGCTGACTTACGTAGCCAAAAATGTTTCGTTATGGATTATTGAGAGATTTCTAAGATCTTGATCGTACGTGCACTTCGTTGAAAGACGaaattttgtcgaaaaatcagcattcctctttcttttccgtttttttttcttgtttagaATTAATTGAATCAAGATAGACCAATTGCAATACGCATGGTattcgaattactttataaataattttggaCGGACAAGTTTTCTCCGTTTTGTCAAATCGCCAACTTGAGTTGATTTCAATTTGATCAAATGTCGATGTGGAGTGCACGCGCGGTCTTATCTACGGAAAGAAAAGTGAAAATACAACGATAGATGGGAGAATTGGTTGTCGTCGTTTGCAAACGAAGCTATCGGTAAGATTAACAAAATCGCGTCTTAAATTTTCTTACACTTAACCTCCTTCagtaaagagaaagaaagtcTAATATGTGTCATCGTGCTAACGATTAtaccctacgaaagagcacaGCGTAACAGCTTTTCCATCGTAAACACACCCCCTACGTATGCATAGGCAAGAATCTTTTCCAAGTAGTTGTTACATACGAATACGCATTAGGTAGAAAAGCTAGCGATAGAAACTGTCCTCTACAGACAGGCGATTAAGCGTTATCGAATTCATCGAAAAAAACCCGGCAATTCCAACGATCGATAGAAAGTAAATAATTGTAACTTTCAATAAATCAATAACATACATTATCTAAGGTACCTAGAGAGAAACTTATACGTATGTATGCACGCATCGATATTAATAAGTGTACCTGCAAACGACGGCAGGTAATAAGTTCTATTCGAAACGACCAAATCTAACCAATATACGATAATACATCCTCCCATCTCTAAGCTACATGATCGAAATATAGACTATGAAGCTGCAGTTGATTAAAACACGGCTCGTATGTGTATATCTTGTGAATCGACGGATACATCGGTCGATCGAGCACGTAGAACGCGACAGCTATGGTGCTCACTGATTGTCGTTCATCTTCTTCGCGTAGATCTTGAACTGCTCGTAAGTGATCCATAGAACGATGTTCCAGGACACTAAACGCGTGAAGCTGGGCGTGAAGCCTTTGTAGAACGCGGATGGACCTTCCTTCATCAACATACGAACAGCGCAATCCTTCACGCCTTTGTATTCGCCAGGAGCGCTGTTCATGTAGCGAGTCTTCACCACGTCTACAGGACTAGCAGCCAAGGTGGTGCACAATCCTGCCGCCACGGCGGCCGTTATATGACAAGGGATTCCATCGCGCAGGTAATTGCGCTCCAAGATGAACTCCTTGATGATATCATAGCAGACGATCTCCGCCACGTTCACGATCGCGTTCCTCGAGATGTTGGGTATGGTTCCTAAACATGAAAACGTGGTTAAATTCGGCCGAGTCGATTCTTAATTCTCTTACGATAATAGTACAGTATTGCAATAGGCTTCGGATCTTCCGTTTGGACtctaatacgatcgtattaaaggATTACATTTAATAATTCCAAACGATTCCCGTTTCGATCGAGTCTGCTTGTGAGAATACCTATTATACTTTGTACGGATTAGAGGCTCGGTGGAGTTGCGTAGATCAGATTAGAGGGTAGTGGCTATAATAAACTACGTACACAGTGGCTACAATAGGGGTTCGGCGCATACTCTCATTTTCCAACGAGGCGTATTTTATCAGGATTTGCATTTGCTCTTTGTAGCCACTGTGACTCGTTCTTAGAGAACCTTCCCTTCTTAGAGAGATAAATTTCGCTGTAAATACaatctttataacgtaattcgtagGACCAGTGTGACACGAAATTACAAGGCAAAGGGTTCAAGATTTATAAAGATTGAACGGTGATTTTCCAGAAGCTCGGCAATTTGCGACGGATCTGTACTCTCGCCCGAAGCAAGAGGATCATATTTCTGCGTGTAAACGGTATGGGCTTGTAATACAAGTACTGGTGGTACCTTTCCAAAGACCCCGCCTTCCTTCTTCGACAGCAATATTCCGGTATGCTTGCAGGGTTGAGCTGTATCTCGCCGGTTGTCCAATATCTCTAGCCTGAAAGCGGACCTTGACGACATCGGTCGGTTGAGCAAGGATCACCGCCATGGCGCCTGTTGTCATTCCAGCGGCGATTCGTACGGAAATACTCTTCGATCCGCTCCTGTTATTACCTGCCAAGACAAAAAAGTACAGTGAAAAGGCAGTCCAGGTTCGGTGTCGGTGTCTGGATTGTTTCGAGTACGTTATTTACGTTCTGTGTCACGGCTTTAGATCGAAAAAAGTAGGATGCAGGGTGGGACAGATCGCGCTCTGCGCGGTACAGCACGTTTATTAGCTCATTGATTATATTCACGTTACAGTAAACTCTTCTAAATGATAATTTTCGAACGTTACGAGGTCTTTTTTTCTCAACGATTACCACGATTTATATTTGTTAACGGGAGTACAATATGTTGCGACAAGAATCGCGACGATTATTGACGCGAGATGTTCGAGGCAGATACTCGAGATCAACTATGAATAGCTACCGAAGATTATATTTAgtttaaacttatttttttaatttactctAATTACCAGGACTATTCTCGGCAATGATATCTATACATACATCGATAGAAAGGTGTTGTTGATCGCGAGTACCTTGTGTGCCATTGATTTACACGGTTCTAGCAAATCTCTTGATGCGAGTAAATTGGAAAATTGATCCGTGAAAAAGGTTACAGTGACGTCGATAAGTTACGCAAGGAAACGTTTACAACATGCGACGATGAAGAGCAAAGACGAAACTCGAAATTCCCGCTACGACCGTTCGGCTTCTAATCGAGATATTTTATCATTAAGGAAAGATTAGTTTCAAATAGAAATAGTAGTCAAGATGAAAATTCCGCGAATATCGACGCATATACACATGAAAAATATCCAAAACATACATGCTCCTCTTTtctatcgataaatatataagttgGTTTACACGCGACAGATAGAAACTTCAAAAAAGAATTCCAAAAATACACACGGTAAAATCGTATATAATGGTCACGAGATCAAACTgtgcattttttaaatatctctTTTCAAATCTCCAatctcgaaaaaaaaaaaaaaaaaaaaaaaaaaaatatgaaagaaaaagaaatagcgTTCGATAATTGTAGAATAATTTTGATACAGGAATCGATCGTTTCGCGATAATAGAGGGTACAGATTTAGTAAAGTATTTAGTAAATTATTTCACGAGTGATCCAATTTGCACAGAAGGAAAATACAAACGACAATCCGAGGCAGCGATTCCTCCAGCCATTATCTTTaaatcttctttcttctttctcttataCTTCCCTTTCGATAGTTAACTTTCGGTCATGGAAACGACGTGGATCAGCGATGGAACTAGACTCGATATTCAATGGATTCAATTatgaaaaaagacaaaaaaaaaaaaaaaaaagaaagtaaaaaggAAACGTAAACGAAACAGCGTCACGTCCGAGGCGCTGTAAATTTCGATTCGCGGTCAGCGATTAAAATCTGGCTAAGTCTATATGGTACATTGCTACagcttattattattatcatatatgtatatgtatatatatatatatatattatctcGTTTTGTCTTGTATAATCTCTTAGAAAAAGCACGAGGCAGCCGATGGTGGCTGATTATCGACCAATCAGCCGTTACTTACGCGTGTGTTACTCTGCTCGTGTAACAGAGAGATGGAGCACGTGCGCAGCGTATGTTCGCACGCTGCTCGCGTGTCTACTCGATTATATATCATATAGGAGGATTACGTAATCAAAAAGTTAGGAGTTTGTTGGATGTACCGTCGATGATTCCAGCGTAGATTGACTTCACGATGTCGTAGAGGCCCAACCGTATGCTGGCGAAACACATCTGTCTCTGGAGTCCCGCGGACAGACCTCCGTACAGGCTCCTGTAACCACCCTCGCTCAAGCTCACCGCCCTCACAATTTACCCTCAAACGTAGCCCAGggtcatattttttttttatttttatttcttttctgcttttatttttacaagtttgtatttattatatatttacttttctcgatttcttttttctctctctctctctcgctctctctttctctaatTTGCTTCCCTTCGATTAAATTCACTTTAAAATGCTCGAATTCTTCGTTTTGGtacgtctctctctctcttttccttgTTTCTTCAATAAACAAAGAACAAGATTGATTTTTTTATCGCGGTAACAACACTAGAAATACCAGAGTTTCCTATTTCTAATGTTCCCTCTTAGCAAATTCTTATTTCAAAAGGAATCGCTGttgttattttaaagaaagaaaacacgCAAAAGATGTTTATTTTTCTGAAGAAAATAAACAATAGAACGATTATACTTGACAGCGAAGACAGTAATTTTTGTTGATTTATGTAGTGGGTCGAAATGACCAGGCTGGTCTTTTTAGAGTTAAAATCTTTAAGAAACACGCGAAGGGAAGCCAATAGAGTCTCTCACGAATAACATTTGAGGAGCACGAGAGAAAAGATCAGCTAAAAGAACCGGGAGAGAGCTTGCGCTGAGAGAGCTGGACACGGTTATGACAAATCGTATTCGCGGTGGAAGCGCAACCATGCGAGGCGCCgctcagtttttttttttttttttttttcaaaaatcgttgaaaaaggaaaaactgCGGCTGAGCAAAGGCAAAAGAAATGAAAGcagataaaaataagaataaaagataagaaaagaaaaatatattcgcATAGCTGGGCAGTTTAAAGTGATCACGCGATGCCTTCCTTTGTATCGAACTTACGCCATTAAAGAACGATTATTACCAGTATTACTATAATAGCATGCTTATCGACTATTTAGAATATAATGGAACAATTGTCGCTATTTATGCGAATAAATGAAAATCCTTCTTTATTGTTGTTTTCGTACAAAAATCATGAAAGGCATTTCGTGCtcgaaagagaaaataaataaagtgaTAAAAGGGAGCACCATGGACGCGTTCTTTTGTCTATTAAACAcaattacaatatttcaagTACTTTATCTAGCGTTCGATCGTCAGTTCAAGGAACAGTCAATGGCGCTCGATAAGATAAAAACTacgtagaaaagaaaaaaagaaacaagcgTAACCCAATTAGCGTTAGAAATAAGCAAAGATAACTGAGGAGTAAAATGCCAGTGCATCAGCGGTTAGTCAAACTTGTATAATCGCGATTTCGTTACTTCCATTACGTTATTTCGATCCCCGTTCGTCGTTGTCGATGCGCTTGGAAATTCGAATTCTATGATTCATAGCGCGCAACGTCGCACTTTTCTCTACTTTTCTCGTTCACTTGTCTCTCATCGAGTACATCGAATCGAACGCTGTACGATCGTAGAGGATCGCACGTTAATACGACGCATTTACTATGATACTAATGAGATCTGCAAAGTgcacgacaacgacgacggcGTCGATCGAGTCGGTAGTTAGCAAAGAACGAGATCGGAAGAGCAATCGAATCGCGGGGCCATGTGCAGAGAATTGGAAATATTCTGGAGTCATGGAATGCCAAGAAGCTATTTTAGAGAGAGAGTTAATGTGCGGTCTACTAATTCAACGATAGCATCAAGTTACTCGAACGAACAGCTCCTACGATCAGCCAGTAcggaaattttttttctctttttcttttttttttcttttttaagttTAAGTAATTAAGCGATCAAATAGTCATTGGAGCGGGCGTAAAGAATCGCCCGGCGTGTATAAACTTTGATTCGAATCGGAAGAATCGTATATACTCTAACGATATTTAATACTTATATCAATATCGTAATCGTAATCAGGCTTTTACCTACCCCTTGTTCGTCTTAAGTTACGGATAGGATCGTGAATAACCTACCTTGCTCCTTCCACTCTGATGATGTTTCCTACTGTCCTCAATAATCCTGGCTGTGTATTTCGAACCCCGGCCATGGAGCCGTTCGCTGTTGCCAACCGAATAGGACGACTTTCTCCGGCAATCTACAAAAATCGTACGGGTATCACTTACGTTTTCTATCACCGGATAGATAGGTTTTCATTAAACTACGCTCGGCGCACTATCTAATTTTTATGAGCCAACGATCGTTGACTCGTCCTGTTCGCAAGAACAAAACAGAACGAGCTGGACGCTTTAACAAAAGGTACGTAACAGAAGGTTCGTtgaaacgtttaatatttgatagtGACGTGGGAAATTGATACGTATTTAGTTACCTGCATTCTGACTTTGGCGGTGTCCAAAGGAAACGTCGCTAAATCAGCGATACAGGCTGCTGTGCCTGCAGAGAGTAATTTCATCCATAAAGGGAATTCGTCCGACGCTTGTTGCTCCatcgtgctctttcttctcttcgttctctttctctccaccaatattttctcttttatcgcGTTTTAGCTATTTAGTCCGATCAGTGCGGTCTAGGTTGATGAATGCGCCGAATGTATGGGATTCGAGTAGtgcaaattttcaaattctttcgACTCCTTTCAATCACCGCGTGACTGTATCTTTGATCCTTCGAGCTTGCTCCGCTTATCTGAGCGAGATCCTCTGTTAGAAAAGCGATATGTACACTATATACAAAGTCCTACCAGAGGACAGGAACCTTTAGATGATCATTTATTAAACGGCTGTGGTTTAGAGGTAGAGCTTTTTAGGTTCCCTGAAATGATCAGGATACGCGTGCAGTCCCCCTGACCGCGAGCACTCGTGTTTTATGTCTTGATTGTGAAGTACTTTATACATACTATTCTTCTGTAACAGACACCAAAAGAGAAACAACAGTCGATAAGTTAGTCTCTCGTGAaattcgttaatttatcgcTCGCCAACACATATCGATCTAAATTATCTTTATTCGACTATCGATCGACTATCGACGCCTAGCTGCTCCACGAGTTTAACGAAAATAACAAAAGTTCAATGGCCGACAAAGTGGTCGAGCAGAGTGGAGCTACGATCGTTCGACGAACATCGACGCATCAGAGAAACTACATGTAATTCGTCGTTATCGGGATACGAACACGATAAAATATCGCGAAACACGGCCCAGACGAGTGCGTCGTGACTTGGCAACTGGGACAACCGATTGTTTAGTCTCTGTAAACGTAACCTATCGGTGCACCTGTGTCATAATTATCCGGACAACGTCAACTTCCCACAACTCAATTTTATGTAACGTTACTCCGCGCTCAATGACACTGTTCTCGCGCGTGGACAGCCAAAACGTAACTTGCAGCGAATGACACGAAAATAGACGGCTTAGAAAACTATTGGGAAACGGCCAGCGTGACTATGCACGAACAAGTCGCGAATCTTTGTCTCGTTTAATAACCTTTCAGATCTTGTGTTtagaataaaacatatatagTTTGTTCAGGATAAGTGGCGCCGTTGGGGCGCCTTTGTTTCCTTCGATGGAAGAAACGAGAGTCGACTCTACTCGATCGCGGTTTTCAACGTTGAAACCAGTTATATCTGTAACGCGTTATTGCGACCGTGAGGTTATTTTTGCCAAAGTGAAACGTTGTCGCAGGTATCGTGCACGACGTTCTCATACGATCGAACAAAGCGATGGTTTTCTGTTCTGCCGATTATTCGCGAGTAGCCAGACCTAAGACTTCCACGCGATAAAAAACGAAAGGTGTACCGTTGCCGAGGCAAGTCGTGGGGCAAAGTCCGCGAGTTGTGATTCGAGTTAGGTCGAACTCGGTCCCGTCTGCACTTTGCTCGTCGTATTCGCGTCGTTCTTGTCCGATGTCAAGGACCTCAACCTCTCGTACGATTTCCTTTCTATAATCTATTCCGTTTATATAATCAACGTTTCGTTTAATTAGCAATTTTTCAACTCTAAGCGATCGATTggaaaatctaggctaaa
Coding sequences within it:
- the LOC126869146 gene encoding mitochondrial uncoupling protein 2-like, whose product is MEQQASDEFPLWMKLLSAGTAACIADLATFPLDTAKVRMQIAGESRPIRLATANGSMAGVRNTQPGLLRTVGNIIRVEGARSLYGGLSAGLQRQMCFASIRLGLYDIVKSIYAGIIDGNNRSGSKSISVRIAAGMTTGAMAVILAQPTDVVKVRFQARDIGQPARYSSTLQAYRNIAVEEGRRGLWKGTIPNISRNAIVNVAEIVCYDIIKEFILERNYLRDGIPCHITAAVAAGLCTTLAASPVDVVKTRYMNSAPGEYKGVKDCAVRMLMKEGPSAFYKGFTPSFTRLVSWNIVLWITYEQFKIYAKKMNDNQ